A segment of the Microbacterium luteolum genome:
GTTCTCCGGCGGGCAGAAGCAGCGCATCGCGATCGCCCGTGCTCTCGCCGCGCGCCCCTCGCTGCTCGTCGCCGACGAGCCGATCTCCGCGCTCGACGCCTCGACGCAGACGAGTGTCGCTGGCCTCATGCGCGACCTGGTGGCAGAGGCGGGTGCGGGGATGCTGTTCATCTCGCACGACCTCGCCGTGGTGCGGCGCATCGCGGACCGTACCTTCGTGATGTTCGCCGGCCGGGTGCTGGAGTCGGGGCCGACCGATCAGGTGTGGTCGGCGCCGCAGCATCCGTACACCCGCGCGCTGCTGGCCGCGATCCCGGAGCCCGACGGCGCCGGACGCATCCCGGCAGCACCCTCGGTCGAGGATCGCGCGGTCTGGGCCGAGGTCCCGCCCGTCCTGAACTGACGCCGCGCCGCGCGTCGGTCTGATTCTGCGCGGGGCGGCACGCCACATCAGGCGATCACGTCAAATCAGGCCGACATCTCGAGAATCGGCCTGATTCCGCGCGTCTGCCTGATTCCGCGCGCCGACGGCGGCGTGCCGCCCTCGCCTCGACGTCGGCCTAGGCTGACGGCGCGTGAACCCGATCGCGCGGGCCGAGGAATATCTAACGTGACTACTGATAGCGAGATCGTCCGGCGATCGAGACACGAGGCGGCCGCGTTCGGCGAGCTGTTCGAGAGGCACGCCCGCGCGGTGGCGGGCTTCGCCTCTCGACGGGTCGGAGCGGATGTCGCGGAAGACGTGCTGAGCGAGACGTTCCTCGTGGCGTTCCGCCGGCGCGCGAGCTTCGATCTCCGCGTCGATTCCGCACGCCCGTGGCTGCTCGGCATCGCGACCCGGGTCATCCACCGCCACCGCGCGAGCGAGGCCAAGCAGCTGCGAAGCCTGCTCGCGCAGCAACCGGAGCGAGCGCTCCCGGACGACTCCGACGGCCTGTCGGATCGTCTCGACGCGAGTGCGTCTCTCCGGGAGCTGGCTCCTCGGGTCGCGGCACTGGCGAAGAAGG
Coding sequences within it:
- a CDS encoding RNA polymerase sigma factor, with protein sequence MTTDSEIVRRSRHEAAAFGELFERHARAVAGFASRRVGADVAEDVLSETFLVAFRRRASFDLRVDSARPWLLGIATRVIHRHRASEAKQLRSLLAQQPERALPDDSDGLSDRLDASASLRELAPRVAALAKKDRDTLFLFAWGDLSYEETAQALGVPVGTVKSRLNRVRRLLAPANAGHKTSTNALQSSEVEYGHLG